Proteins encoded by one window of Kribbella italica:
- the fdhF gene encoding formate dehydrogenase subunit alpha, protein MTLLKEPDFGTPARKGEATVELTVDGIAVTVPPGTSVMRAAKQAGVDIPKLCATDNLEAFGSCRLCVVEIDGARGTPASCTTPVGPGMVVRTQNEKLGKLRRGVMELYISDHPLDCLTCSANGDCELQDMAGVTGLREVRYGSGVDAGANHMDLPTDTSNPYFDFEASKCIACSRCVRACDEVQGTIALTIEGRGFDSKVAAGAGVSFMESDCVSCGACVQACPTATLQEKSVIELGMPTRSVITTCAYCGVGCSFKAELRGDELVRMVPYKDGGANEGHSCVKGRFAFGYANHPDRVMEPMVRDSIEDEWRKVSWEEAIGFTARRLREIQAEYGQGSIGGITSSRTTNEEVYVVQKMVRAVFGNNNVDTCARVCHSPTGYGLKQTFGESAGTQDFKSVDDADVILVIGANPTDAHPVFGSRMKKRLRQGAELIVVDPRRTDLVRSPHIEAAHHLALAPGTNVAIVNAIGHVVVTEGLVDRAFVDARCEGFEEWETFIAGPEHSPEAVEEITGVPATEVRAAARLYATGGNGAIYYGLGVTEHSQGSTTVMAMANLAMATGNIGRSGVGVNPLRGQNNVQGSCDMGSFPHELPGYRHVSDDGARDVYEQLWGTPLLNEPGLRIPNMFDSAIDGSFKALFVQGEDIAQSDPNTAHVFAALGALDLLVVQDLFVNETAKFAHVLLPGTSFLEKDGTFTNAERRINRVRPVMAPQTGKQEWEIICELSQAMGYPMHYDSSSQIMDEIALTTPTFMGVSFDRLDEAGSIQWPCNLEHPDGTPVMHEEEFTRGKGRFMETMYVPTTERSTRKYPLILTTGRILSQYNVGAQTRRTANVVWHPEDILELHPHDAEVRGISDGDTVSLASRVGRTTLRAKLSERIPVGVCYTTFHHPVTGANVITTDNSDWATNCPEYKVTAVQVDLVVEPSTAARETVAVGH, encoded by the coding sequence ATGACCCTGCTCAAGGAACCCGACTTCGGTACGCCGGCCCGCAAGGGCGAGGCGACCGTCGAGCTGACCGTCGACGGCATCGCCGTCACCGTCCCACCCGGTACGTCGGTGATGCGCGCCGCCAAGCAGGCCGGCGTCGACATCCCGAAGCTGTGCGCCACCGACAACCTGGAGGCGTTCGGCTCCTGCCGGCTGTGTGTCGTCGAGATCGACGGCGCCCGCGGTACGCCGGCCTCCTGCACGACGCCGGTCGGACCGGGCATGGTGGTCCGGACCCAGAACGAGAAGCTCGGCAAGCTGCGCCGCGGCGTGATGGAGCTGTACATCTCCGACCACCCACTCGACTGCCTGACCTGCTCGGCCAACGGCGACTGCGAGCTGCAGGACATGGCCGGCGTGACCGGCCTGCGTGAGGTCCGGTACGGCTCGGGTGTGGACGCCGGTGCGAACCACATGGACCTGCCGACCGACACCTCCAACCCGTACTTCGACTTCGAGGCGTCCAAGTGCATCGCGTGCTCGCGCTGCGTTCGCGCCTGTGACGAGGTGCAGGGCACGATCGCGCTGACCATCGAGGGCCGCGGTTTCGACTCCAAGGTCGCGGCCGGCGCCGGCGTCTCCTTCATGGAGTCCGACTGCGTCTCCTGCGGTGCCTGCGTGCAGGCCTGCCCGACCGCGACGCTGCAGGAGAAGTCGGTGATCGAGCTCGGCATGCCGACCCGCTCGGTGATCACCACCTGCGCGTACTGCGGGGTCGGCTGCTCGTTCAAGGCCGAGCTGCGCGGCGACGAGCTGGTCCGGATGGTCCCGTACAAGGACGGCGGCGCCAACGAGGGCCACTCCTGCGTGAAGGGCCGGTTCGCCTTCGGGTACGCCAACCATCCGGACCGGGTGATGGAGCCGATGGTCCGCGACTCGATCGAGGACGAGTGGCGCAAGGTCTCCTGGGAGGAGGCGATCGGCTTCACCGCGCGCCGGCTGCGCGAGATCCAGGCCGAGTACGGACAGGGCTCGATCGGCGGCATCACCTCGTCGCGGACCACGAACGAAGAGGTGTACGTCGTCCAGAAGATGGTCCGCGCGGTCTTCGGCAACAACAACGTCGACACCTGCGCGCGGGTCTGCCACTCGCCCACCGGGTACGGACTGAAGCAGACCTTCGGCGAGTCGGCCGGGACCCAGGACTTCAAGTCCGTCGACGACGCCGACGTGATCCTGGTGATCGGCGCGAACCCGACCGACGCCCACCCGGTGTTCGGCTCCCGGATGAAGAAGCGGCTGCGCCAGGGCGCCGAGCTGATCGTGGTCGACCCGCGCCGTACCGACCTGGTCCGCTCGCCGCACATCGAGGCCGCCCACCACCTGGCGCTCGCGCCGGGTACCAACGTCGCGATCGTGAACGCGATCGGGCACGTGGTCGTGACCGAGGGCCTGGTCGACCGCGCGTTCGTCGACGCCCGGTGCGAGGGCTTCGAGGAGTGGGAGACGTTCATCGCCGGGCCGGAGCACAGTCCGGAGGCGGTCGAGGAGATCACCGGCGTACCGGCGACCGAGGTCCGCGCCGCGGCGCGGCTGTACGCGACCGGTGGCAACGGCGCGATCTACTACGGCCTCGGCGTCACCGAGCACAGCCAGGGCTCCACGACCGTGATGGCGATGGCGAACCTGGCGATGGCGACCGGCAACATCGGCCGGTCCGGCGTCGGCGTGAACCCGCTGCGCGGCCAGAACAACGTGCAGGGCTCCTGCGACATGGGCTCGTTCCCGCACGAGCTGCCGGGCTACCGGCACGTCTCCGACGACGGCGCTCGCGACGTCTACGAGCAGCTCTGGGGTACGCCGTTGCTGAACGAGCCGGGCCTGCGGATCCCGAACATGTTCGACTCCGCGATCGACGGGTCGTTCAAGGCGCTGTTCGTGCAGGGCGAGGACATCGCGCAGTCCGACCCGAACACGGCGCACGTGTTCGCGGCGCTCGGCGCGCTCGACCTGCTCGTCGTACAGGATCTGTTCGTCAACGAGACGGCGAAGTTCGCGCACGTGCTGCTGCCGGGCACGTCGTTCCTGGAGAAGGACGGCACGTTCACCAACGCCGAGCGGCGGATCAACCGGGTCCGCCCGGTGATGGCGCCGCAGACCGGCAAGCAGGAGTGGGAGATCATCTGCGAGCTGTCGCAGGCGATGGGCTACCCGATGCACTACGACTCGTCCAGCCAGATCATGGACGAGATCGCGCTCACCACCCCGACCTTCATGGGCGTCTCGTTCGACCGGCTGGACGAGGCCGGGTCGATCCAGTGGCCGTGCAACCTCGAACACCCGGACGGTACGCCGGTGATGCACGAGGAGGAGTTCACGCGGGGCAAGGGGCGGTTCATGGAGACTATGTACGTGCCCACCACCGAGCGGTCGACGCGCAAGTACCCGCTGATCCTGACCACGGGGCGGATCCTGTCGCAGTACAACGTGGGTGCGCAGACCCGTCGTACGGCGAACGTCGTGTGGCACCCCGAGGACATCCTCGAGCTGCACCCGCACGACGCGGAGGTCCGGGGCATCTCCGACGGCGACACGGTGTCGCTGGCCAGCCGGGTCGGCCGGACCACGCTGCGCGCGAAGCTGTCGGAGCGGATCCCGGTCGGGGTCTGCTACACGACGTTCCACCACCCGGTGACGGGCGCGAACGTGATCACCACCGACAACTCCGACTGGGCGACGAACTGCCCGGAGTACAAGGTGACCGCGGTCCAGGTCGATCTGGTCGTCGAGCCGTCCACGGCTGCTCGCGAGACTGTTGCGGTGGGCCACTGA
- a CDS encoding metal-dependent transcriptional regulator — translation MPRTAAVEDYLRVIFKLEGRGAPVTTSGLAAQLEVAPPTVSAMLKRLESGGLVVRTPGHRARLTRHGEQHAVEVTRRHRLVETFLAQVLGLSWDEVHAEADALEHAISQRIEDRIDAVLGHPERDPHGDPIPPRSGPHVERWNSPLTDIPPNHTFRVERVADDDSEALRFLAERGIRPGVVLEVLSREPFGGPLWVEVAGDRHPLGPVLTDAVHGEVVR, via the coding sequence ATGCCACGGACGGCGGCGGTCGAGGACTACCTGCGGGTGATCTTCAAGCTCGAAGGCCGTGGAGCCCCGGTCACGACCTCCGGCCTGGCCGCCCAGCTGGAGGTGGCACCGCCGACGGTGTCCGCGATGCTGAAGAGGCTGGAGTCCGGCGGCCTGGTGGTCCGTACGCCGGGCCACCGCGCCCGGCTGACGCGGCACGGCGAGCAGCACGCCGTCGAGGTGACCCGGCGGCACCGGCTGGTCGAAACGTTCCTGGCCCAGGTGCTCGGTCTGTCCTGGGACGAGGTGCATGCCGAGGCCGACGCCCTCGAGCACGCGATCAGCCAACGGATCGAGGACCGGATCGACGCGGTCCTCGGCCATCCGGAGCGTGATCCGCACGGTGACCCGATTCCGCCGCGGTCCGGTCCGCACGTCGAGCGGTGGAACTCTCCGCTGACCGACATCCCGCCGAACCACACGTTCCGGGTCGAGCGCGTGGCCGACGACGACAGCGAGGCGCTGCGCTTCCTGGCCGAACGAGGAATCCGGCCGGGCGTCGTCCTCGAGGTGCTGTCGCGGGAGCCCTTCGGCGGTCCGCTGTGGGTGGAGGTCGCCGGCGACCGTCATCCGCTCGGGCCGGTGCTGACCGACGCCGTGCACGGCGAGGTCGTCCGATGA
- a CDS encoding multicopper oxidase domain-containing protein — protein sequence MSPPSRRRLLLGGAGVALGAIPARRLTEGPAAPDHGAHADHGQAMPHGGGVNGPVFRGVVDHAANGFDPSEILRDFDYGKVSALPGGQVLREWEIVASDREIEVAPGVRFPAWTFNGRVPGPTLRCRAGDRLKVRFVNASAHPHTMHFHGIHPAEMDGVPGIGRGVIEPGGDFVYEFDAEPFGVHLYHCHVGPLAEHIARGMYGMFVVDPPQPRPKADELVMLMHGYNTTFDAEGNQLYAVNGIPFHYMHTPVRVRRGELVRIYLGNMLEYDPINSFHLHANFFDYYPTGTRLEPSEYTDTVVQAQGQRGICELRFPHLGKYMFHAHKTEFADLGWMGFFEVVE from the coding sequence ATGAGTCCCCCGTCCCGGCGCCGCTTGCTGCTCGGCGGGGCCGGCGTCGCGCTCGGCGCGATCCCGGCCCGGCGGCTGACCGAGGGTCCGGCGGCGCCGGACCACGGGGCGCACGCCGATCACGGTCAGGCGATGCCGCACGGCGGCGGAGTCAACGGCCCGGTCTTCCGTGGCGTGGTCGACCACGCCGCGAACGGGTTCGACCCCAGCGAGATCCTGCGGGACTTCGACTACGGCAAGGTGTCGGCGCTGCCCGGCGGCCAGGTCCTGCGCGAGTGGGAGATCGTCGCCTCCGACCGCGAGATCGAGGTCGCGCCCGGAGTCCGCTTCCCGGCCTGGACGTTCAACGGCCGGGTGCCCGGCCCGACCCTGCGGTGCCGGGCCGGCGACCGGCTCAAGGTCCGGTTCGTGAACGCCTCCGCCCACCCGCACACGATGCACTTCCACGGCATCCACCCGGCCGAGATGGACGGCGTGCCCGGGATCGGCCGCGGCGTGATCGAGCCCGGCGGCGACTTCGTCTACGAGTTCGACGCCGAACCGTTCGGCGTACACCTGTACCACTGCCACGTCGGGCCGCTGGCCGAGCACATCGCGCGCGGGATGTACGGGATGTTCGTCGTCGATCCGCCGCAGCCCCGGCCCAAGGCCGACGAGCTGGTGATGCTGATGCACGGCTACAACACCACCTTCGATGCCGAAGGCAACCAGCTGTACGCCGTCAACGGCATCCCGTTCCACTACATGCACACCCCCGTCCGGGTCCGTCGCGGCGAGCTGGTCCGGATCTACCTGGGCAACATGCTGGAGTACGACCCGATCAACAGCTTCCACCTGCACGCGAACTTCTTCGACTACTACCCGACCGGCACCCGGCTGGAGCCGAGCGAGTACACCGACACCGTGGTCCAGGCGCAGGGGCAGCGGGGGATCTGCGAGCTGAGGTTCCCGCACCTGGGCAAGTACATGTTCCACGCCCACAAGACCGAGTTCGCCGACCTCGGCTGGATGGGATTCTTCGAGGTGGTCGAGTGA
- a CDS encoding molybdopterin-binding protein, whose amino-acid sequence MPRPDHRHAAAALPWDVARDLAHAAAAALVPRSLPLSAADGTTLATPLVAPAAVPPVDRSAMDGYAVAGEGPWQVLGTILAGSLDLPNLAPGEAYAIVTGASVPTGTTGVLQDELAVRTGAEVLGNVVPGQHIRRAGEECVAGEVLLPAGVRVDPSVLGLAAALGLDRLTVIPQPRVAAFVTGDELVQRGASGPGRVRDAIGPMLPGLIERAGATCTAVTQLPDSRSALIDALAKCDADVILVSGSSASGPADHLRAGLTALGAELVIDGVACRPGHPQALARFDDGRLVIGLPGNPFAALTAFLTLGVAALHRMRGLPLPTLPVAPIPGGLAGHPTSTRLVPVRVTPEGAVPVGHAGSAMLRGAAAADALAIIEPGPTTAITARLLSLDPGATHWPY is encoded by the coding sequence GTGCCGAGACCCGACCACCGGCACGCGGCGGCGGCGCTTCCCTGGGACGTCGCCCGAGACCTGGCCCACGCGGCAGCCGCCGCTTTGGTGCCGAGGTCGCTGCCGCTGTCCGCGGCCGACGGTACGACGCTCGCAACGCCCTTGGTGGCGCCCGCTGCCGTGCCCCCGGTCGACCGCTCGGCAATGGACGGCTACGCCGTCGCCGGTGAGGGCCCTTGGCAAGTACTCGGCACGATCCTGGCCGGCTCCTTGGACCTGCCGAACCTGGCTCCAGGGGAGGCCTACGCCATCGTCACCGGGGCATCCGTTCCGACCGGGACGACTGGCGTGTTGCAGGACGAACTAGCTGTTCGTACTGGAGCTGAAGTTCTGGGAAATGTTGTTCCTGGCCAGCATATTCGGCGGGCTGGTGAGGAGTGTGTTGCGGGCGAGGTCTTGCTCCCCGCCGGTGTTCGGGTCGATCCTTCGGTGCTGGGGTTGGCTGCTGCGCTCGGGCTCGATCGGCTGACGGTGATCCCTCAGCCTCGGGTGGCGGCGTTCGTCACCGGTGACGAGCTGGTCCAGCGCGGAGCCTCCGGGCCCGGTCGGGTGCGGGATGCGATCGGCCCGATGCTGCCCGGGCTGATCGAGCGTGCGGGCGCGACCTGTACGGCGGTCACGCAGCTTCCGGACTCGCGATCGGCGTTGATCGACGCACTGGCCAAGTGCGACGCCGACGTGATCCTGGTGTCGGGATCCTCGGCCTCCGGACCAGCGGATCACCTGCGAGCAGGCTTGACCGCACTAGGCGCCGAACTGGTGATCGACGGCGTCGCCTGCCGGCCCGGGCATCCGCAGGCACTGGCCCGCTTCGACGACGGGCGACTGGTGATCGGCCTGCCAGGGAACCCGTTCGCCGCGCTCACCGCGTTCCTCACCCTCGGCGTCGCCGCGCTGCACCGGATGCGCGGCCTCCCGCTCCCGACGTTGCCCGTGGCCCCTATCCCCGGCGGACTCGCCGGCCACCCGACCAGCACCCGCCTCGTCCCCGTCCGCGTCACCCCCGAAGGCGCCGTACCGGTCGGCCACGCCGGCTCCGCCATGCTCCGCGGCGCCGCCGCCGCCGACGCCCTCGCCATCATCGAACCCGGCCCCACCACCGCGATCACCGCCCGCCTCCTCTCACTGGACCCCGGCGCCACCCACTGGCCGTACTAG
- a CDS encoding ZIP family metal transporter: MSTTRSLRLPTWLLACASFAGIVVVLGLLLLLASQSLPERTGPPAEQLAIERTVLSPSTIELTVRNTGADPVRIGQIFVNDAYVAFTGATEPLPRLSSQTLRIDYPWQEGQPYLVSMLTSTGAVIEHEIGAAVETPPAGGGVLALMALLGTYVGIIPVVLGMALLPVLRRSGPTVVRILLALTVGLLAFLAVDAALEGLELAAESGGAFGGSLLVFLGAGLAFLALTAVGGLQRRRSAAADPDRPNGGRLALMVAVGIGLHNLGEGLAIGSAYAVGELALGAALVVGFALHNTTEGLAVVAPLAQQRPSVGRLAGLGLVAGGPAILGAVVGVAVDNAGISALLFGVGVGAIVQVIVQLAPALRNQAGKILDPAGVAGLTAGVVIMYVTGLVVTA, encoded by the coding sequence GTGAGTACGACGCGCTCCCTCCGGCTGCCGACCTGGTTGCTGGCCTGCGCCTCCTTCGCGGGAATCGTCGTGGTGCTCGGGCTGCTCCTGCTGCTGGCCAGCCAGAGCCTGCCCGAACGCACCGGTCCACCGGCCGAGCAGCTCGCAATCGAGCGGACCGTGCTGTCGCCCAGCACCATCGAGCTGACCGTCCGCAACACCGGCGCCGATCCGGTCCGGATCGGGCAGATCTTCGTCAACGACGCGTACGTCGCCTTCACCGGAGCCACCGAACCGCTGCCCCGGTTGTCGAGCCAGACCCTGCGGATCGACTACCCGTGGCAGGAAGGCCAGCCCTACCTGGTCTCGATGCTCACCTCGACCGGCGCCGTGATCGAGCACGAGATCGGCGCGGCCGTGGAGACCCCACCGGCCGGAGGCGGCGTCCTGGCGCTGATGGCTCTGCTCGGCACGTACGTCGGCATCATTCCGGTGGTGCTCGGGATGGCGCTCCTGCCCGTTCTGCGGCGCAGCGGACCGACGGTCGTCCGGATCCTGCTCGCGCTGACCGTCGGCCTGCTCGCGTTCCTGGCCGTCGACGCCGCGCTGGAGGGGCTCGAGCTGGCCGCGGAGTCCGGTGGCGCGTTCGGCGGCTCGCTGCTCGTCTTCCTCGGCGCCGGCCTGGCGTTCCTGGCCCTCACCGCCGTCGGCGGGCTGCAGCGGCGCCGGTCCGCAGCGGCCGATCCGGACCGGCCCAACGGTGGCCGCCTGGCGCTGATGGTTGCCGTCGGCATCGGCCTGCACAACCTCGGCGAAGGCCTGGCGATCGGATCGGCGTACGCCGTGGGCGAGCTCGCGCTCGGCGCCGCACTGGTGGTGGGTTTCGCGCTGCACAACACCACCGAGGGGCTCGCCGTCGTGGCGCCGCTGGCCCAGCAACGGCCGTCGGTCGGCCGGCTGGCCGGGCTCGGGCTGGTGGCCGGCGGACCGGCGATCCTGGGCGCGGTGGTCGGCGTCGCCGTCGACAACGCGGGGATCTCCGCCCTACTGTTCGGTGTCGGCGTCGGCGCGATCGTGCAGGTGATCGTCCAGCTCGCCCCCGCGCTGCGCAACCAGGCCGGCAAGATCCTCGACCCGGCCGGCGTCGCCGGACTGACCGCCGGTGTGGTGATCATGTACGTCACCGGGCTGGTGGTCACCGCCTAG
- a CDS encoding formate dehydrogenase beta subunit: MTKVFVPRDMAARSVGADEVAERITAAARTANAEVEIVRNGSRGMLWLEPMIEVETSEGRVGYGPVAPEDIDGLVAAGMLTGGARSEGAYLGLVEELPWMKRQQRLTFARVGVVDPRSVDDYTAAEGFAGLKKALTMTPAEIVEEVVDSGLRGRGGAGFPTGIKWRTVLGAESGLKFVCCNADEGDSGTFADRMLIEGDPFVLIEGMTIAAYAVGATEGYVYLRSEYPDAVEALNAAIVTCRDNGWLGENILGSGLTFDLQVRVGAGAYICGEETSMLESLEGKRGMVRAKPPIPALEGLFGQPTVVNNVLSLATIPTILANGAAAYAAYGVGRSLGTSVFQLGGNVARGGVVETAFGITLGELVNDLGGGSASGRPVRAVQVGGPLGAYLPVGQFDLPMDYEAFAAAGAMVGHGGIVVFDESVDMAAMARFAFEFCAEESCGKCTPCRVGAVRGVETIDRIVAGDDRRKNLVVLDDLCDLMTDGSLCAMGGLTPLPVRSAVRHFGEDFHA; the protein is encoded by the coding sequence ATGACGAAGGTTTTCGTACCGCGTGACATGGCGGCGAGGTCGGTCGGTGCCGACGAGGTCGCCGAGCGGATCACCGCGGCCGCCCGGACGGCGAACGCCGAGGTCGAGATCGTCCGCAACGGTTCGCGCGGCATGCTCTGGCTGGAACCGATGATCGAGGTGGAGACCTCCGAAGGACGCGTCGGCTACGGCCCGGTCGCTCCCGAGGACATCGACGGTCTGGTGGCCGCCGGGATGCTGACGGGTGGCGCCCGGAGCGAAGGCGCGTACCTCGGACTGGTCGAGGAACTGCCGTGGATGAAGCGGCAGCAGCGGCTGACCTTCGCGCGCGTGGGCGTCGTCGACCCGCGCTCGGTCGACGACTACACCGCCGCCGAAGGCTTCGCCGGTCTGAAGAAGGCCCTGACGATGACGCCGGCCGAGATCGTCGAAGAGGTGGTCGACTCGGGTCTGCGCGGCCGTGGCGGCGCCGGGTTCCCGACCGGGATCAAGTGGCGCACGGTGCTCGGCGCCGAGTCCGGCCTCAAGTTCGTCTGCTGCAACGCCGACGAGGGCGACTCCGGCACGTTCGCCGACCGGATGCTGATCGAGGGCGACCCGTTCGTGCTGATCGAGGGCATGACGATCGCCGCGTACGCCGTGGGCGCGACCGAGGGCTACGTGTACCTGCGCTCGGAGTACCCCGACGCCGTCGAGGCGCTGAACGCGGCGATCGTGACGTGCCGCGACAACGGCTGGCTCGGCGAGAACATCCTCGGCTCGGGGCTCACCTTCGACCTGCAGGTCCGGGTCGGCGCGGGCGCGTACATCTGCGGCGAGGAGACCTCGATGCTGGAGAGCCTCGAGGGCAAGCGCGGGATGGTCCGGGCCAAGCCCCCGATCCCTGCCCTGGAAGGGCTTTTCGGCCAGCCGACCGTGGTCAACAACGTGTTGTCGCTGGCAACGATCCCGACGATCCTGGCGAACGGCGCGGCGGCGTACGCGGCGTACGGCGTCGGCCGGTCGCTCGGGACCAGCGTGTTCCAGCTCGGGGGGAACGTGGCCCGCGGCGGCGTCGTCGAGACCGCGTTCGGGATCACCCTCGGCGAGCTGGTCAACGACCTCGGCGGCGGCAGCGCCTCCGGCCGGCCGGTCCGCGCCGTCCAGGTCGGTGGGCCACTGGGGGCCTACCTCCCGGTCGGTCAGTTCGACCTGCCGATGGACTACGAGGCGTTCGCCGCCGCCGGTGCGATGGTCGGCCACGGCGGCATCGTGGTGTTCGACGAGTCGGTGGACATGGCCGCGATGGCCCGGTTCGCGTTCGAGTTCTGCGCGGAGGAGTCGTGCGGCAAGTGCACGCCCTGCCGGGTCGGCGCGGTCCGTGGCGTGGAGACCATCGACCGGATCGTCGCCGGCGACGACCGGCGCAAGAACCTCGTCGTACTGGACGACCTGTGTGACCTGATGACCGACGGTTCGCTGTGCGCGATGGGCGGACTCACTCCACTGCCGGTACGCAGTGCTGTCCGCCACTTCGGAGAGGACTTCCACGCATGA
- a CDS encoding aminotransferase class V-fold PLP-dependent enzyme encodes MTDVADFAHLWEPQPGWLNTASYGLPPRPAWDALQAALADWHVGATSWEPWDGSTTRARESFARLIGASAADVFVGSTVSAAVSPIASALPDGAKVLTDSVEFTSNVFPWQVHTDRGVEVVGVPTGELVAAITPGVDVVAVSLVQSSTGEVLDLPAVIAASKQIGALVVLDASQAAGWLPIEVTGVDALVAHSYKWLMAPRGATFGYLSPELQERCRPLHANWYAAEDVHGSYYGTKMALAPDARRFDQSPAWFCFVGAAPALELLEEIGVEKIHAHNLALANEFRAGLGLPPGDSAIVSADVPGADEAFKRAGIRAAVRDGRLRASFHVYSTRADVRLALDALA; translated from the coding sequence ATGACCGATGTCGCCGACTTCGCTCACCTCTGGGAACCGCAGCCCGGCTGGCTGAACACAGCCTCGTACGGACTGCCGCCGCGCCCCGCCTGGGACGCGTTGCAGGCGGCGCTCGCGGACTGGCACGTCGGGGCCACGAGTTGGGAGCCGTGGGACGGCTCGACGACGCGGGCGCGGGAGTCGTTCGCCCGTCTGATCGGCGCGTCCGCGGCGGACGTGTTCGTCGGGAGTACGGTCTCGGCCGCGGTCTCGCCGATCGCGAGCGCGCTGCCGGACGGCGCGAAGGTGCTGACGGACTCGGTCGAGTTCACCTCGAACGTGTTCCCGTGGCAGGTGCATACCGATCGCGGGGTCGAGGTGGTCGGGGTGCCGACCGGGGAACTGGTCGCGGCGATCACGCCGGGTGTCGACGTCGTTGCCGTCAGCCTCGTCCAGTCGTCGACCGGTGAGGTGCTCGACCTTCCCGCGGTGATTGCTGCGAGCAAGCAGATTGGCGCCCTGGTGGTGCTGGACGCGAGCCAGGCGGCCGGGTGGTTGCCGATCGAGGTCACCGGGGTGGACGCGTTGGTTGCCCACAGCTACAAGTGGTTGATGGCGCCGCGGGGTGCGACGTTCGGTTACCTGTCGCCGGAGCTTCAGGAGCGGTGCCGGCCGTTGCATGCCAACTGGTACGCCGCTGAGGACGTTCACGGCTCCTACTACGGGACGAAGATGGCGTTGGCCCCTGATGCTCGTCGCTTCGACCAGTCGCCGGCGTGGTTCTGCTTCGTGGGAGCGGCGCCGGCGCTGGAGTTGCTGGAGGAGATCGGGGTCGAGAAGATCCACGCGCACAATCTCGCGCTGGCCAACGAGTTCCGGGCTGGGCTTGGGTTGCCGCCGGGGGATTCTGCGATTGTCAGCGCTGATGTGCCGGGGGCTGATGAGGCGTTCAAGCGCGCGGGCATTCGCGCGGCTGTGCGGGATGGTCGGTTGCGGGCGTCGTTCCATGTGTACTCGACGCGGGCCGACGTGCGGCTGGCTCTCGACGCGCTCGCGTGA
- a CDS encoding MerR family transcriptional regulator, with amino-acid sequence MNDGLSIGQVAERTGLSVHALRFYEREGILAEPVRRESNGRRIYSEDDVDWLEMCIRFRSSGMPLDTIRRYTDLVRQGPGNESERLALLQSHQQHVEDQLAALTACHEAITHKVGIYQQHLTQGTADCLWTVPVPTEDSPLAANQ; translated from the coding sequence ATGAACGACGGGCTGAGCATCGGGCAGGTGGCGGAGCGGACCGGGTTGAGCGTGCACGCGCTGCGCTTCTACGAGCGCGAAGGCATCCTCGCCGAGCCGGTACGCCGGGAGTCGAACGGCCGCCGGATCTACAGCGAGGACGACGTCGACTGGCTGGAGATGTGCATCCGGTTCCGCTCGTCAGGCATGCCGCTGGACACCATCCGCCGCTACACCGACCTGGTCCGCCAGGGCCCCGGCAACGAGTCGGAGCGCCTGGCCCTCCTGCAGAGCCACCAGCAACACGTCGAGGACCAGCTCGCCGCGCTCACTGCCTGCCACGAGGCGATCACCCACAAGGTCGGGATCTACCAGCAACACCTCACCCAAGGCACCGCCGACTGCCTGTGGACCGTCCCGGTCCCCACCGAGGACTCCCCCCTCGCCGCCAACCAGTAA
- a CDS encoding formate dehydrogenase subunit delta — translation MSATTLPPHVRLANEIARQFAHKPADVAATSIATHIKAVWDPRMKAALVSHLDAGGADLDPVAALAAQQLKAQ, via the coding sequence ATGAGCGCGACCACACTGCCGCCGCACGTCAGGCTGGCCAACGAGATCGCGCGTCAGTTCGCGCACAAGCCGGCCGACGTCGCGGCGACGTCGATCGCCACGCATATTAAGGCGGTGTGGGACCCACGGATGAAGGCAGCGCTGGTCTCGCACCTCGATGCGGGCGGTGCGGACCTGGACCCGGTCGCGGCCCTGGCTGCCCAGCAACTGAAGGCCCAGTAG
- a CDS encoding NAD(P)H-dependent oxidoreductase subunit E: MTMPVTDSVPAPDPGRPHRVREIATERRRLRGALMPILHAVQEEFGWVSQTDVPVIADVLNLSVAEVHGVVTFYRDFRREPGGRTTVRICQAEACRSVGGVELADHAKRTTGLGFGETTYDGRLTVDEVFCLGNCALGPAVQVGDKVHGRVTAARLDAILGEAR; this comes from the coding sequence ATGACGATGCCAGTCACGGATTCCGTCCCCGCGCCCGATCCCGGGCGTCCGCACCGCGTCCGCGAGATCGCGACCGAGCGCCGCAGACTGCGGGGCGCGCTGATGCCGATCCTGCATGCCGTGCAGGAGGAGTTCGGCTGGGTCAGCCAGACCGACGTACCGGTGATCGCCGACGTGCTCAACCTGTCGGTCGCCGAGGTGCACGGCGTCGTCACCTTCTACCGCGACTTCCGGCGCGAGCCCGGCGGACGGACCACCGTGCGGATCTGCCAGGCCGAGGCCTGCCGGTCCGTCGGCGGTGTCGAGCTGGCCGACCACGCCAAGCGCACCACCGGGCTCGGCTTCGGTGAGACGACGTACGACGGCCGCCTGACCGTCGACGAGGTGTTCTGCCTCGGCAACTGCGCGCTCGGCCCCGCCGTACAGGTCGGTGACAAGGTCCACGGCCGGGTCACCGCGGCCCGCCTCGACGCGATCCTGGGGGAGGCACGATGA